A genomic stretch from Streptomyces venezuelae ATCC 10712 includes:
- a CDS encoding PIG-L deacetylase family protein: MFGLNPGDRVLAVAPHPDDETLGAGGTIARLTAAGIAVHVLAVACLTQPRWGAPTDSRLRQDEFDAACDVLGVSGRRIAWSDATPAGDLAGHVAELVRLIEAGPDLSLAALEPAALLIPAAGAVHQDHQVVHQAAFAAARPSGALRHWPRMVLGFHGPEDHAWGRELPRPTVWVDITATAAVKDKALECYARELRDGDHPRSLERIRAIDLATGAACGAERAEAFVAYRMAC; the protein is encoded by the coding sequence ATGTTCGGCCTGAACCCCGGCGACCGCGTCCTGGCCGTCGCCCCGCACCCCGACGACGAGACCCTCGGCGCCGGCGGCACCATCGCCCGCCTCACCGCCGCGGGCATCGCCGTGCACGTCCTGGCCGTGGCGTGCCTGACCCAGCCGCGGTGGGGAGCGCCCACCGACAGCCGCCTGCGGCAGGACGAGTTCGACGCGGCCTGTGACGTCCTGGGCGTCAGCGGCCGCCGCATCGCCTGGAGTGACGCCACCCCGGCCGGTGACCTCGCCGGTCACGTCGCGGAACTGGTCCGGCTCATCGAGGCCGGCCCGGACCTGTCCCTGGCCGCGCTGGAGCCGGCCGCGCTCCTCATCCCGGCGGCAGGAGCCGTCCACCAGGACCACCAGGTCGTTCACCAGGCCGCATTCGCGGCCGCCCGGCCCAGCGGGGCGCTGCGTCACTGGCCCCGGATGGTTCTCGGCTTCCACGGTCCCGAGGATCACGCCTGGGGCCGGGAGCTTCCCCGGCCCACCGTGTGGGTCGACATCACAGCCACGGCGGCGGTGAAGGACAAGGCGCTGGAGTGCTATGCCCGCGAGCTGCGCGACGGGGACCACCCTCGGTCGCTGGAGCGGATCCGGGCGATCGACCTGGCGACCGGTGCGGCGTGCGGCGCCGAGCGGGCGGAGGCGTTCGTTGCCTACCGGATGGCGTGCTGA
- a CDS encoding DUF6884 domain-containing protein, whose protein sequence is MAAEHGGPGGLVVVACCKEKRVTTDPVPALDLYEGWVVPLIRDRVTGYSGLRARVLVLSALYGLVTADAPVSTYEQPMTEERARVLAETAPNVLRRHLARFPSSEALLLMEPPYAQVLGPVPVARTRLITDPMERHAEIHSVLDSWSWP, encoded by the coding sequence GTGGCCGCTGAACACGGCGGCCCGGGCGGGTTGGTGGTCGTGGCGTGCTGCAAGGAGAAGCGGGTGACCACCGACCCGGTGCCCGCGCTCGACCTGTACGAGGGGTGGGTCGTCCCGCTCATCCGCGACAGGGTCACCGGGTACAGCGGGCTACGGGCCCGGGTCCTGGTGCTGTCGGCGCTGTACGGGTTGGTCACCGCCGACGCGCCCGTCTCCACGTACGAGCAGCCCATGACCGAGGAGCGGGCACGCGTTCTGGCAGAGACGGCGCCCAATGTCCTGCGCCGGCATCTGGCCCGGTTCCCCTCCTCCGAGGCCCTGTTGCTGATGGAGCCCCCGTACGCCCAGGTGCTGGGCCCGGTCCCGGTGGCCAGGACACGTCTGATCACCGACCCCATGGAACGCCACGCAGAGATCCACTCCGTCCTCGATTCCTGGAGCTGGCCGTGA
- a CDS encoding WbqC family protein, giving the protein MGGVLVAHQPAYLPWPGYFSRLADADELVLLDHVQFSERGWQNRNYIRGNPEPVRMTVPVRRRFGQSIADTQVADGVWAGRHWRSLGQAYGRSPYWPEHREALEAVYRTSWTQLAHLNEALLRLLLDALGLPVPMVRTSDLPPEGRQTDMLINLCRQRGATRLRVGTGALAYLDHRLLAEHAITVEVATYSHPLYGSAPGWRPGLSALDLLLHEGPNALSVLRAGARTETKASA; this is encoded by the coding sequence ATGGGCGGCGTACTGGTCGCGCACCAGCCGGCCTACCTGCCCTGGCCCGGCTACTTCTCGCGGCTGGCCGACGCGGACGAACTGGTCCTGCTGGACCATGTGCAGTTCAGCGAACGGGGCTGGCAGAACCGCAACTACATCCGGGGCAATCCCGAGCCGGTCAGGATGACCGTGCCGGTGCGCCGCCGGTTCGGCCAGAGCATCGCCGACACCCAGGTCGCCGACGGCGTCTGGGCCGGGCGGCACTGGCGCAGCCTCGGCCAGGCGTACGGGCGTTCTCCGTACTGGCCTGAGCACCGGGAGGCTCTCGAAGCCGTCTACCGGACGTCGTGGACGCAGCTTGCGCACCTGAACGAGGCGCTGTTGCGGCTGCTGCTCGACGCGTTGGGCCTGCCCGTTCCGATGGTCAGGACCAGCGATCTGCCCCCCGAGGGCCGGCAGACCGACATGCTCATCAACCTCTGCCGCCAGCGGGGCGCGACGCGCCTGCGGGTGGGGACCGGCGCGCTGGCCTACCTCGACCACCGCCTCCTGGCCGAGCACGCCATCACGGTCGAGGTGGCCACGTACTCCCATCCCCTCTACGGCAGCGCGCCGGGATGGCGGCCGGGCCTGAGCGCCCTGGACCTGTTGCTGCACGAGGGCCCGAACGCCCTTTCCGTTCTCCGTGCCGGTGCGCGGACCGAGACGAAGGCCAGCGCCTGA
- a CDS encoding formylglycine-generating enzyme family protein codes for MEWIRISGGPVAAGEWHPAQEVGTLWWAATPLAVAGMPVTGLALPHAAQLAHQLGARIPTSAEWEWMASGAVRRFPWGDHAPKRGHANLRGLGPGLPTPVRAHAAGRTPDGLWDVGGNVWEWTTAPWRRDRVALLRGGSYNSLAQYAECAHANDVPPGISSPGIGLRPVRDTAPTSPSSGDTP; via the coding sequence GTGGAGTGGATCCGCATATCCGGCGGCCCCGTTGCGGCCGGGGAGTGGCACCCGGCTCAGGAGGTGGGCACGCTGTGGTGGGCGGCGACGCCCCTGGCGGTCGCCGGGATGCCGGTCACCGGCCTGGCACTGCCCCACGCCGCCCAGCTCGCCCACCAGCTCGGAGCACGGATCCCGACGTCCGCCGAGTGGGAGTGGATGGCCTCCGGCGCGGTGCGCCGCTTCCCCTGGGGCGACCACGCCCCGAAACGGGGCCACGCCAACCTGCGCGGCCTCGGTCCCGGCCTCCCCACACCCGTCCGGGCCCATGCGGCCGGCCGCACCCCGGACGGCCTCTGGGATGTCGGCGGCAACGTCTGGGAGTGGACGACAGCGCCGTGGCGCCGCGACCGCGTCGCCCTGCTCCGCGGCGGCTCATACAACTCCCTTGCCCAGTACGCCGAGTGCGCCCACGCCAACGACGTCCCGCCTGGCATCAGCTCGCCGGGCATCGGGCTGCGGCCCGTCCGAGACACCGCCCCTACCTCGCCGAGCAGTGGAGACACCCCGTGA
- the folE gene encoding GTP cyclohydrolase I, which yields MTSLDNPIPRPRVDGERVADLCRQLLEAVGEDPQREGLQGTPERFARWWTEFLDHDPGRTDTVFEEDLPAGTDRVVIVRGIVAWSLCEHHLMPMRLELTIGYRPFGSVLGLSKFARIVGAHAHRLQLQERIVDGVAADVAKATGSADVGVVADGAHLCMSMRGVRQDQARTLSHSLSGAFADGGALGGQLLAAAGAGPR from the coding sequence ATGACGAGCCTGGACAACCCGATCCCGCGGCCGCGCGTGGATGGCGAGCGGGTCGCCGACCTGTGCCGGCAACTCCTGGAAGCTGTAGGTGAAGACCCGCAGCGTGAGGGGCTGCAGGGCACCCCGGAGCGGTTCGCCCGCTGGTGGACGGAGTTCCTCGACCACGACCCCGGACGGACGGACACCGTCTTCGAGGAGGACCTGCCCGCCGGCACCGACCGCGTCGTCATAGTGCGGGGCATCGTCGCCTGGAGCCTGTGTGAGCATCATCTGATGCCCATGAGGCTGGAGTTGACGATCGGCTACCGGCCCTTCGGAAGCGTGCTCGGTCTGTCGAAGTTCGCCCGGATCGTGGGCGCGCACGCGCACCGTCTCCAGCTCCAGGAGCGGATCGTCGACGGCGTCGCCGCGGACGTGGCCAAGGCGACCGGGTCGGCAGACGTCGGGGTGGTCGCCGATGGCGCGCACCTGTGCATGAGTATGCGGGGCGTCCGACAGGACCAGGCCCGCACCCTGAGCCACAGCCTCAGCGGCGCCTTCGCCGACGGGGGCGCCCTCGGCGGCCAGCTCCTCGCGGCGGCCGGGGCCGGTCCCCGGTGA
- a CDS encoding phosphoribosyltransferase — protein sequence MTTRIFENRRVWQLTRDEFLAAACLIADQEAERSPAAVLGIARGGIRLAETVAGQLGVPAVVVRARHNEPEGIQQAATGRILLDHEYNQDALATLPVSSPLLVVDDICGSGATLRAVVDMLTITVSPSEVRTAVLCRNEGTDYRLDSWGWDVADWVHFPWEPEPDNGRIEALPPLTGLRTRARPPRPRA from the coding sequence GTGACCACCCGCATTTTCGAGAATCGCCGCGTCTGGCAGCTCACCCGTGACGAGTTCCTCGCCGCGGCGTGCCTGATCGCGGACCAGGAAGCCGAGCGGTCGCCGGCAGCCGTCTTGGGCATCGCCCGCGGCGGTATTCGCCTGGCCGAGACCGTGGCCGGGCAGCTCGGTGTCCCGGCCGTCGTCGTCCGGGCCCGCCACAACGAGCCCGAGGGCATCCAGCAGGCCGCCACCGGCCGGATCCTCCTCGACCACGAGTACAACCAGGACGCGCTCGCCACGCTGCCGGTCTCCTCCCCGCTGCTGGTCGTCGACGACATCTGCGGTTCGGGGGCGACCCTGCGCGCGGTCGTGGACATGCTCACCATCACGGTGAGCCCGTCCGAGGTCCGAACGGCTGTGCTCTGCCGCAACGAGGGCACCGACTACCGGCTCGACAGCTGGGGCTGGGACGTCGCCGACTGGGTCCACTTCCCGTGGGAGCCCGAGCCGGACAACGGCCGCATCGAAGCCCTGCCCCCGCTGACCGGTCTACGCACCCGTGCAAGGCCGCCGCGGCCCCGTGCCTGA